From a region of the Rhinolophus sinicus isolate RSC01 linkage group LG04, ASM3656204v1, whole genome shotgun sequence genome:
- the ADPRHL1 gene encoding inactive ADP-ribosyltransferase ARH2 isoform X2, producing the protein MERFQAAMLLGSVGDALGYRNARKENSSAGTKVQEELQKLGGLDHLVLSPEKWPVSDNTIMHMTTAGALTTDYWCLDDLYREMVKRYVEVLEKLPEHRADPATIEGCSQLKPDNYLLAWHTPFNEKGSGFGAATKAMCIGMRYWKPERLETLIEVSIECGRMTHNHPTGFLGSLCTALFASYAIQGKPLEQWGRDMMKTIPLAEEYCKKTIRHLAEYQEHWFYFEAKWQFYLEERKINEDTGSKATFPDHYDAEERDKTYKKWSSEGRGGRRGHDAPMIAYDALLGAGNNWMELCHRAMFHGGESGATGTIAGCLFGLLHGLDAVPKGLYQNLEHREKLVHLGEALHHLSTEEK; encoded by the exons ATGGAGAGATTTCAGGCTGCGATGCTGCTGGGGAGTGTCGGGGATGCTCTCGGTTACAGAAACGCCCGCAAGGAGAACAGTTCTGCAGGCACGAAGGTCCAGGAGGAGCTGCAAAAACTTGGGGGGCTGGACCACCTTGTGCTGTCCCCGGAGAAATGGCCTGTGAGTGACAACACCATCATGCACATGACCACAGCCGGGGCCCTGACCACAG ACTACTGGTGCCTGGATGATCTATACCGGGAGATGGTGAAACGCTATGTGGAAGTCCTCGAGAAGCTTCCAGAACATCGAGCAGACCCAGCTACTATTGAAGGCTGCTCACAGCTGAAGCCCGATAACTATCTCCTCGCCTGGCATACGCCTTTCAACGAGAAGG GCTCAGGGTTTGGAGCTGCCACCAAAGCGATGTGTATCGGCATGCGGTACTGGAAGCCTGAGCGGCTGGAGACCCTCATTGAAGTCAGCATCGAATGCGGCAGGATGACGCACAACCACCCCACAG GCTTCCTTGGGTCGCTGTGCACAGCCCTGTTTGCATCCTACGCTATACAAGGAAAGCCACTCGAGCAGTGGGGGAGAGACATGATGAAGACAATCCCACTGGCTGAAGAATATTGTAAGAAGACCATCCGGCACCTAGCAG AGTACCAGGAGCATTGGTTTTACTTTGAAGCGAAATGGCAGTTTTACttggaggagagaaaaatcaatgaagacaCGGGAAGTAAAGCCACCTTTCCTGACCATTATGATGCAGAGGAGAGGGACAAG ACGTACAAGAAATGGAGCTCAGAAGGTCGAGGAGGACGGCGGGGCCATGATGCCCCCATGATTGCCTATGATGCCCTCTTAGGAGCCGGGAACAACTGGATGGAGCTCTGCCACCGGGCCATGTTTCATGGAG GTGAGAGTGGGGCGACAGGGACCATTGCGGGCTGCCTGTTCGGATTGCTCCACGGCCTGGATGCTGTTCCCAAAGGCCTATACCAGAATCTGGAGCACAGGGAGAAGCTGGTGCACCTGGGCGAAGCTCTTCACCACCTGTCCACAGAAGAGAAGTAA